The Trichosurus vulpecula isolate mTriVul1 chromosome 3, mTriVul1.pri, whole genome shotgun sequence genome includes a window with the following:
- the LOC118841099 gene encoding 60S ribosomal protein L21-like: MTNTKGKRRGTCYVFSRPFRKHGVVPLATYMRIYKKGDIVDSKGTGTVQQGMPHTCYHGKTGRVHNVTQHAVGIAVNKQVKGKIPAKRINVRVEHIKHSKTRDSFLKRVKENDQKKEEAKHKGAWVQLKHQPAPPREAHFVRTNGKEPELLEPIPCEFMA, translated from the coding sequence ATGacgaacacaaaaggaaaaaggagagggacgTGCTACGTGTTTTCTAGGCCCTTTCGAAAACATGGTGTTGTCCCTTTGGCTACGTATATGCGAATATACAAGAAAGGTGATATTGTAGATTCCAAGGGTACGGGCACGGTTCAGCAAGGAATGCCCCACACATGTTACCACGGCAAGACTGGACGAGTCCATAATGTTACTCAACATGCCGTAGGCATTGCTGTAAACAAACAGGTTAAGGGCAAGATTCCAGCCAAGAGAATTAATGTGCGTGTTGAGCATATTAAGCATTCTAAGACCAGAGACAGCTTCCTGAAGCgtgtaaaggaaaatgatcagaagAAGGAGGAAGCCAAACATAAAGGCGCTTGGGTTCAGCTGAAACACCAGCCTGCTCCACCCAGAGAAGCACACTTTGTGAGAACCAATGGCAAGGAACCTGAGCTGTTGGAACCAATCCCCTGCGAATTCATGGCATAA